One genomic region from Cellulomonas hominis encodes:
- a CDS encoding DUF5926 family protein, which yields MASASSVEFVLRPFEGLPGEPDWVALRELVPAATATARTTAEHGARDVTVTTVLPDGWAALHRADGVVLLALQTVGGSGDASRDLAAALLEALDSEPGTAVQQSGLPGPGPRLQDVLDLTVPFEVTVEDSFSYWIAAGTEMTPELKAAVEEADAGVVGTKKLAAVDAGYWVRMGAREYLRWAQPHDEQQVIDGLARLHGRRESGFDGAKFIGYFRSNGLVVPVWELARGSEAEDIEDAVAAFAPTFAAAVAETEPLDANARRARAGIVARQVTLR from the coding sequence ATGGCCTCCGCATCCTCCGTCGAGTTCGTGCTGCGCCCCTTCGAGGGTCTCCCCGGTGAGCCCGACTGGGTCGCCCTGCGCGAGCTCGTCCCCGCCGCCACCGCGACCGCCCGCACCACCGCCGAGCACGGCGCCCGCGACGTCACGGTCACCACCGTGCTGCCCGACGGCTGGGCCGCCCTGCACCGCGCCGACGGCGTCGTGCTGCTCGCCCTGCAGACCGTCGGGGGCTCCGGCGACGCGAGCCGCGACCTCGCCGCCGCCCTCCTGGAGGCGCTGGACTCCGAGCCCGGCACCGCCGTCCAGCAGTCCGGCCTGCCCGGCCCCGGCCCGCGCCTGCAGGACGTGCTCGACCTGACCGTGCCCTTCGAGGTGACGGTCGAGGACTCCTTCTCCTACTGGATCGCCGCCGGCACCGAGATGACGCCCGAGCTCAAGGCCGCCGTCGAGGAGGCCGACGCGGGCGTCGTCGGCACCAAGAAGCTCGCCGCCGTCGACGCCGGCTACTGGGTCCGCATGGGTGCCCGCGAGTACCTGCGCTGGGCGCAGCCGCACGACGAGCAGCAGGTCATCGACGGCCTCGCCCGTCTGCACGGCCGCCGCGAGTCGGGCTTCGACGGCGCGAAGTTCATCGGCTACTTCCGGTCCAACGGCCTGGTCGTGCCGGTCTGGGAGCTGGCGCGCGGCAGCGAGGCGGAGGACATCGAGGACGCGGTGGCCGCGTTCGCGCCGACGTTCGCCGCCGCGGTGGCCGAGACGGAGCCGCTCGACGCGAACGCCCGCCGCGCCCGCGCCGGCATCGTCGCCCGGCAGGTCACGCTGCGCTGA
- the pgm gene encoding phosphoglucomutase (alpha-D-glucose-1,6-bisphosphate-dependent), translating into MDPRAGTPAQPSDLVDVDAMLAAYHDRRPDLDDPAQRVVFGTSGHRGSSLDGAFNEAHIVAITAAIVEYRRAQGTDGPLFIGRDTHGLSLPAWSTALEVLAAAGVEVRVDARDSWTPTPAVSHAILLHNGAATSEGVRASGPGLADGIVVTPSHNPPRDGGFKYNPPHGGPAGSEATSWIADRANELLAGGVDRVPRVSLDAALAADTTRKHDYLGAYVDDLVHVLDLDAIRSAGVRIGADPLGGASVEYWGAIAERYGLDLTVVNPRVDPQWSFMTLDWDGKIRMDCSSPSAMASLVTAMGGDAPFDIATGNDADSDRHGIVTPDAGLMNPNHYLAVAIRYLYSGARPGWPADAAIGKTLVSSSLIDRVARSLDRRLLEVPVGFKWFVPGLLDGSVGFGGEESAGASFLRTDGSVWTTDKDGIILALLASEILATTGRSPSQHHADLVAEFGESWYARVDAPATLEQKATLGKLSPEQVTATTLAGEEITAKLTAAPGNGAAIGGLKVTTENAWFAARPSGTENVYKIYAESFAGPEHLAQVQEAAKEVVSDALG; encoded by the coding sequence ATGGACCCGCGCGCCGGAACCCCTGCCCAGCCCTCCGACCTGGTGGACGTCGACGCGATGCTCGCCGCGTACCACGACCGCCGTCCCGACCTGGACGACCCCGCGCAGCGCGTGGTGTTCGGCACCAGCGGGCACCGGGGGTCGAGCCTCGACGGCGCGTTCAACGAGGCGCACATCGTGGCGATCACCGCGGCGATCGTCGAGTACCGGCGGGCCCAGGGCACCGACGGCCCCCTGTTCATCGGGCGGGACACCCACGGGCTGTCGCTGCCCGCGTGGAGCACGGCGCTCGAGGTGCTGGCCGCCGCCGGCGTCGAGGTGCGGGTGGACGCCCGGGACTCGTGGACGCCGACCCCGGCCGTCTCGCACGCGATCCTGCTGCACAACGGCGCGGCGACCTCCGAGGGCGTGCGCGCGTCGGGCCCGGGCCTGGCCGACGGCATCGTCGTCACCCCGTCGCACAACCCGCCCCGGGACGGCGGCTTCAAGTACAACCCGCCGCACGGCGGTCCCGCGGGGTCCGAGGCGACCTCCTGGATCGCGGACCGCGCGAACGAGCTGCTGGCCGGCGGCGTGGACCGCGTGCCCCGCGTGAGCCTGGACGCCGCGCTCGCCGCCGACACCACGCGCAAGCACGACTACCTCGGCGCGTACGTCGACGACCTGGTGCACGTGCTCGACCTGGACGCGATCCGGTCGGCGGGCGTGCGGATCGGCGCGGACCCGCTGGGCGGCGCGTCCGTCGAGTACTGGGGCGCCATCGCCGAGCGGTACGGGCTGGACCTCACCGTCGTGAACCCGCGGGTCGACCCGCAGTGGTCGTTCATGACGCTCGACTGGGACGGCAAGATCCGGATGGACTGCTCGTCGCCGTCCGCGATGGCCTCGCTGGTCACCGCGATGGGCGGGGACGCCCCGTTCGACATCGCCACCGGCAACGACGCGGACTCCGACCGGCACGGCATCGTCACCCCCGACGCCGGGCTGATGAACCCGAACCACTACCTCGCGGTGGCGATCCGCTACCTGTACTCCGGCGCCCGCCCCGGCTGGCCGGCGGACGCGGCGATCGGCAAGACGCTGGTGTCGTCCTCGCTGATCGACCGGGTCGCCCGCTCCCTCGACCGGCGGCTGCTGGAGGTGCCGGTCGGCTTCAAGTGGTTCGTCCCCGGGCTGCTGGACGGCTCGGTCGGGTTCGGCGGCGAGGAGTCCGCGGGGGCGTCGTTCCTGCGCACCGACGGCTCCGTGTGGACCACCGACAAGGACGGGATCATCCTCGCGCTGCTCGCGTCCGAGATCCTCGCGACCACCGGGCGGTCGCCGTCGCAGCACCACGCCGACCTCGTCGCGGAGTTCGGCGAGTCCTGGTACGCCCGGGTGGACGCGCCCGCGACGCTCGAGCAGAAGGCCACGCTCGGGAAGCTGTCCCCGGAGCAGGTCACGGCCACCACGCTCGCGGGCGAGGAGATCACGGCGAAGCTCACCGCCGCGCCCGGGAACGGCGCCGCGATCGGCGGGCTCAAGGTCACCACCGAGAACGCCTGGTTCGCCGCCCGGCCGTCCGGGACCGAGAACGTGTACAAGATCTACGCCGAGTCCTTCGCCGGGCCGGAGCACCTCGCCCAGGTGCAGGAGGCCGCCAAGGAGGTCGTCTCGGACGCACTGGGCTGA
- a CDS encoding SAM-dependent methyltransferase, which produces MFDLRLFSIRESRHRIHNPLTERQLAGFGARLGITGAHVLDLACGSGELLSTWARDHRVTGVGVDLNPDFVASARARAAELGVDDAVRFVEADASGYVADAPVDVAACVGATWIGGGVPGTIDLLNRSLTPGGMLLVGEPYWRTVPGTPEEVAGCGVSSADEYLTLPGLLASFGALGYDVVEMVCATEESWDRYMAPQWLSMRRWADAHPDHDLHDEVRRLLATEPQQYAAFMRVHFGWGVFALIAR; this is translated from the coding sequence GTGTTCGACCTCCGTCTCTTCTCCATCCGTGAGTCCCGCCACCGCATCCACAACCCCCTGACCGAGCGGCAGCTCGCCGGTTTCGGTGCCAGGCTCGGCATCACCGGCGCGCACGTCCTCGACCTGGCGTGCGGGTCCGGTGAGCTGCTGTCCACCTGGGCGCGCGACCACCGGGTCACCGGGGTGGGTGTGGACCTCAACCCCGACTTCGTCGCGTCCGCCCGGGCCCGCGCCGCCGAGCTGGGCGTGGACGACGCGGTCCGGTTCGTCGAGGCCGACGCCTCCGGGTACGTCGCGGACGCCCCCGTCGACGTCGCGGCCTGCGTCGGGGCCACCTGGATCGGCGGCGGGGTGCCCGGCACGATCGACCTGCTGAACCGGAGCCTGACCCCCGGCGGGATGCTGCTGGTCGGCGAGCCGTACTGGCGCACCGTCCCCGGCACCCCCGAGGAGGTCGCCGGGTGCGGGGTCTCCTCCGCCGACGAGTACCTGACCCTGCCCGGCCTGCTGGCCTCGTTCGGCGCGCTGGGCTACGACGTCGTCGAGATGGTCTGCGCGACCGAGGAGTCCTGGGACCGGTACATGGCACCCCAGTGGCTGAGCATGCGCCGCTGGGCCGACGCGCACCCGGACCACGACCTGCACGACGAGGTCCGCCGCCTGCTGGCGACCGAGCCGCAGCAGTACGCGGCCTTCATGCGGGTGCACTTCGGGTGGGGCGTGTTCGCGCTGATCGCCCGGTAG